From Populus alba chromosome 16, ASM523922v2, whole genome shotgun sequence:
GGAATTAAGTATTATCCTCTAAACTCTATATAAAATTCAGGGTCAGCAAaggattaataatttaaatacaaaaaaaaagaaaaaaaagattattaccCCAAAGGAAAATAGAAGTAGTAGCCAGGTAAGCACTAAGCAGCCACTCCAACAACATCGGCCATAGAAATCCTAAAAgacctcttctttttcttctcataCGCAAGCATAACACTACACGTCTAccctctgctgctgctgctgctgctcctcctcctcctcctgctcCCTTTCGGTTTTCTCGAAAcctcctccctccctctcccctCATTCACCACGCCTCACCCAATCAACAATTCCTGAACCTATTTCTGGTGTTGCATCTGTAGCTGTGACAGGTGACGgtaagtttattaattttttatttcatgattaaataatattttcagatcttatattttaaaaaatactaaaagataGTCCAGGATTCTGTTTTCTTAGATCAtggaaattatttgatattttatataattaaatgcttttttgtttttttgttcaagaCTGAACAATGCGTGTAGTTTTCCTTGTCTTTGGATGCACCTTACTATTatcaagattatatttttttatcatagtgttggaaaaatatttagttaataaaaaagtattatgatGTAgctgaaattatgtttttttataatcatcaaattaaaaatattacacaGTTTTACATTAGTTCAATTTAAGCTTCTGTTAACCTACTTTTTCAAGCCCAGGACAGCTACAACACTTAAACACTGTTTCATAGatagtttcaaattaataattttttagtattttaatataataaaataaaaaatattttaaaaaacgatTTCCGCTGCGGTTTTTATCTCTTTGTGTCACGTGATGCTTGTTTTTGGAATGACATGGGCTCTTTGACATTTTCTTTCatgcatcctttttttttttttccatgtttctgAGTCCTAATGGCTGTGACATGGTATTGGAACCGAACCTTCCCTTTCTTTAACAACCCTGAAGAGTCTGTAAAATGTTTCAACCATCTgggattttctctctctcaatgaattgatttctgttttgttttgaaaagtaTTGATTTTTAGAAAGaatgtttaattaaattagaattaGTTAATTATAGAACAATGTGGAGTGGTATTATTCGACAATGGTTAAGTTATGACGGTAGGTATAGAGCTCAGgtttctattttgatttgtcTCATTATGTTCTTGATTCGAGACAAGCATTTTGATTAgaatatgattttgttttctttttcatataaattattCTTAAGAAAATAGTACAATTTGATCTTCTTTCTATAAATATACCATTCAAATCTGTCAATAAATTGGGTTCTGATATTTCTCTtcattgctctctctctctctctctggtttCTTGTAGCTTGAGAGGGACCAATAGTGGAACCTTTCAAAAGCACCATGCCAACGTGCCCCCAGTATTGTTCACAATGGGCTAGAATTTACTTGAAGTATTGTCTCTGCAGTATGAAAGATGGGATTTCTTTAACTTTAGGTGTGATAAGTGTTTTGAGTTGGGGAGTTGCTGAGATACCTCAAATCATCACAAACTATAAAAAGAAATCCACTGAAGGACTTTCCCTTGCTTTCTTGTTGACATGGATAATAGGGTGAGATATATCTATTCTCTTGCtagattcttgtttttttttttttacttttagatgatatgttaatttgtaatgctttgatttttagggatcttttcaatgtttttgGCTGTATGTTGGAACCAGCTACTGTAAGtggtctttttttcttcttttttaatctctaGTACTGCTAATTGCTAGTCTTGATTATCCATTTTCCTTTCTGGAATTTCGAATAACCTGTTATTATGTCATTTACTCCCATGAAAAGATGATGTTCTGAATGATTGTACATGCAGTTCTTATTTGAATTTCTAGGATTTATTAGTTTGTGAAATCATGAGGTTTAAGTCTGCACAAAGCTACAATGGTTATATCATAACTGTTCACTTTGAATTCATTGATGGTTTAACTGAAGTTTTGTGCTTGATTTTGCAGCTTCCAACCCAATACTACATGGCAGTGGTAAGGATATCTGCTAAAGACCAAAGCTTTCTTAAATGGCCAACTTGCCTTTTGATTTAGTTTCTTGTCCTTGAAGGATTCGTTTACATGGCTTTGTTGTTATGCAGTTGTATACAATTACTACCTCAGTTCTGACAGCACAAACTATTTACTACGGTCACATCTATCATCGACTGAAACGTAACAGACAATGCATCAAGGTTAGAATCTCTATCTACATGTATTCTCTTCTTAAAATGAAACAGCAATTTTCATCTATTAAGGACGTATTTTATTGAGTGTAAGATCAAATTTCTTGGACAGAGTCAAAAGGAAACCAACTGTCATGAAGGTGGGTTTGGGAGGCAGAAAATTGTGTTAACTATTGTGAGAAACTGGCCTCGAGtgaaagattggattttttgagTTTGTGCTGCATTTTATTCTATAATTTACGAATGCCAGGTCTAGTTTAATAAAGAAATtctttgaaacataaatttggCTGTCCTATTGGAACGTTTTCTTTAACCATGTGTTCTTCATAAATCAGATGTACATTAAGTTggttttcttaaatataaatgGAAATACATGTCAAATAGATTTGATGACAGACACGCTGTTTATTGACTCTGCAAGTAGCTTATAAAGCTTTGCACTTGTGTTTCTAATACGCTGTTCAGGTTCTTGTTTAGTATTTGCAGATGTAATGCACTGCTAAGTGCTAATGCTTTTCACTGTGATCCAGGCCACCGTCTCTAGTCAGACTGAAGAGGATGGAAGAATTAGACAAGGAAGTAGTGATGCTGGAGCACAAGTCAACAATGCTGGTAAACAGAGAAATGAAACTGCCTCTCCTGATGGCACAAATGGTTCGAGTTCACCGATTCCTTTTCCAAcactttttcaaaaaagttCCCCTGGAAGAGAGCTATACTACATGTAAACTTCTATTCTTGAATCTGTTGCTATGCCTTAGATTTATGAATCAGAACCTCAATACAATATGGTTCTGTCTCAAATGTAATTTTCTTTCAGGTCAGCAAGATCTCTTTCAAGCAGCCATACTCCCGCAGTAGGATCCTTTTTAGCACAAAGAATGGCTTCTCCATCATTTTCGATGAGGAATTCAATTGAAGAGCCATTGCTTGGTGGAGATGCAACCACACAATCTGCACCGGATTTGAACACCAAAACCATGCTATGTGTGGTTAGTATATATACCAATCTTGCAGTAATGTTTACTGAAAAACTCTACACAAAATTACTTTCTATGATAATCACGGACTATTCTTTATTTCAGGTGTCTGTAGTCACACTCTTAGGAACACTTAATCTTCATCAATCAGCAAACAACAGGCTTGCCGGAGCCTTTGAAAATAAACATCAAGGATTTGTGATTCAAGTAGGACGGAAGATCTTGCAGGTATattccaaattaaattttagcttCATTTAAGTAATACTGGTGGATTAAATTGTCAATCTTTGTGGAGAAAAGATGATTTCATGTCTCTCTGTTACTGGTCTCCCCAATGTAATATCCCCCTTTTCCTGCTCTTTCTTTTGCTGAGCTAGTCATTCAGCTAGATGCTTGTAGTGCATCAGAGATGATTCACCAAATGTAGGATGGCTTGAGAGATGGAGGATAGTCTCTTTTGATATCttcttatcttgtttttctaaaagaaatGTTCTTTATAGTCtcttttatcttcttatctTGTTTTTCGGACTTCAGGCAAGTAGCAGAATGTCACATGAAAATTATAGTGATGGAAGTGGAAGTGGAAGTGGAATTGGAACGTTCCTTGGTTGGTCGATGGCAGCTATTTACATGGGTGGACGGCTTCCTCAAATTTTCCTAAATGTGAGATGATCTTCCCAACAAAATATACCAGTATTATCAGTATTcagtgttctttttttttactacccAATGCCAGAAGCTCATTATCATTTAACAGGAAATAGTAGATAAAATATGTTAGAAATGGTTGAACTATGACATCGCTCCCCCACCTTTTTATTTTCCTGGCATGTTTGCACTTTCTGTGGTGTATTTTTGCTTTCTCTAGATCAAATTTTAACGAGTAATAATGCTTGTCTTCTAAATGTCTACAACTGAATCATATTTCGTGGTTTATCAATTTTGCAGATCAAGAGGGGCAACGTTGAGGTAAAGCATATTGACTTTTGTAACATCAGTGTTCTTCAATAAATACTGATATACTTTCGACAGCATAATCATGCGGTCTATATATCTCTAACATGTTTCTCCAGCCCAAAATGTCAACTTATATTTCCATGCTATTCAGGGGCTGAATCCATTAATGTTCGTCTTCGCTCTGGTTGGGAATATCACATATGTAGCAAGGTGCATATAATTTCCCATCCTGCTACCATCTTTGATTTCAGTCTTGTTGATTCAAGTCATCTCTGAACTTTCATGCTGGCAATGTATGGTCTCACCAGTGAATTCTATAATATTTATCTAAATCTCTgccttttcatttttgggtttGGCATTTATCACCTTTTCAATAGCATACTAGTCGATAGCGTGGCATGGTCAAAGATCAGAGCAAACCTGCCATGGCTGGTGGATGCAGGAGGTTGTGTGCTGCTTGACACTTGCGTATCCTTGTTAACTCAGTTGTTTTGTTTCCCTTCTTGACTGTCAACCTGGAGAAGACGAGTCCGATTGTCTTCTATTTTCTGTCGAACCTTAATGTCTTGACTAGATACTGCTTCAATTCGCCTACTTTCGCCACCGGAGACGCCAGTTACTGGAGAACAAACGACTAAACTGTAATTCAGCTTAGATGGTGACGACGCATGTTGACCGATGTATCTTGCTCTCCCCCTCCTGACATGATCTTTCATCATTTCAGTCCATGTTATTGATTCATAGCTCGGATAACTGTTACTGTGATGCTAATATTGTTGATCCGTTGCAGCTTTCATTGATCGGTTCAGACACTTCATGGATCCATGGCATCCGAACATTCATCATGGCTGCCCATCAAACTTGATCAGACATGAGCCTTGCTGCCAATGGCCATATCGTGATGATAGCAACTCTTCATTTGGATTTTGTTGAATGAGCCAAGTGATAGCGGTTTTGATAGTTATTTACCATCTGGGCTTCCATGGCAGATGACCGCCAATTCCATTTTTGTACTTCTCCTCCAATCTAGTCCATTCCTTTAAATGTATTTATGAGGCGGGACGTCTCAAAAAACACCAAATTTATTACGAGAATTTAAACGTTGCTACGTAGAAAAACTTGTTGGTAcaatttgaaaatgtttttgtgcatgaGATTTTTAAAGGATGATAAATGCATTAGATTTTTAAGCGATGATGAATTATTCTTAGAAATGAAGGCTTAGTTGCAAGCAAAATGTTTGTGATTTTAATCATCAATTTTACATTGATTATGATATCAGGTGTCACAACATTATAACATCATCATTGATACATTTTAAGCTTGATTAGGAAtgtaattatagttgttttttagaatattttttatttaaaaatatattaaataatattttttattttttaaaaattatttttgatattaactcattaaaataattaaaaaacatcaaaaaaaatattaatctaaaacaaaaaaaatataaaaaaatttaattttttttaaaaacacttttaaaatataaaacaaatagaatatttgtctaaaattttcatttaattgttgTGTCAGGTCATGAGTTATTacatctattatatatatatttttttaagatttcttgTTATTGTTGACGACTCAatccaaatcaatattaaaatcaatttaatttaaaatttaactcatTTCAAGTTACAAGTTTtccattataaatttttctacCAAATAGATGTAAGTTGACATGTATCTTACGTTATTAGTTAAAATAAagtaatgtttattttattttaaggtttcttgcaaaaattttctaaacaatatttcaattattaGATTATGGAAATCATTAGCAGGAAGAATATTCAGTAAAATTAACTTTGTTTTCAGTAAAACTTTCTCAATTTTCTGTAACTCTATACTTCTAATATAATCtaataattgaaatattgtTTAATTACTTTACCACATTCTATCTACTTTAATCGGATtctgtttgatattttatttttgcaaattaatctaaattatttttaacttttgactcgtaaaaaagTCATGTAAGATGCTTCgacattaataaattttaacttaaatatttttcataaaattaagtgAAAATATTGAGttaacttctttattttttaaattttatcttactCAAACTCGAAAATAGTTGAGATTTAGTTATAGCTTagttaaaaagaatatatatatatatatatatatatatatatatatatatattattcatcaTATCTATTATACAGGTTGTCGATTTCAAAGGATGGCAAGagtcaatctttttattttttttcttgagagttttcataatttaatcCTTTGATAGCGTGTTATTTCACATTTGATCTAGGTTTAGGTAagggttaaaataataatgttaatatttttttaataaaattattatttaaacagGGTGACTAGTTGATTCTTGGCATATTAGGACAAACAAACTACaccaatatttttctattaatatatataataatatatattttttatcaaatacattcatcaagtttttaattatcatttcaaGTATTTTATTGCATGCAGAAAAAAATAGCGACGCTCGCTCTCTTTATAATATAGTCGTTGAATTTTAACACGGCCGCAGCGAAGCATAAGCCCCAAATCtgtatttaaaatcaaattcctTGAGGGAACCACGTGTCTTAACTTCATCAGTCCTTGACTTCAAATCAAGGCACTACAATACAATTCCTTGATCTACCTGATAAAATCCTAACAGCTAGTCTGCTACCAGACTGTTCTTCACTCTTCAGTAAACTAATCATCGTGTTCATCAGTTTAATCAATCACCATTAACCCATAAACAACCTCCTAAACCTCCCCTATAAAACCCCAACATCCATAACAAGCTCCATTTCCCACCAAAATCACGTGTAACTAACTCCACCTATGCCAATCCCTTCCCTTTCCCTCCTCCGCCACCGCACTCCCACCTTCCTCCGCCACATAACCCCCTTCAGCCACCACGAAAACCACCACTCTCTCCTTATCACCTCATTCAAACACCAAAACCAGCCCAATCTCTCCAGAAAACCTCCACTGAACGACAACCTCCTCAAAGCCAAACAAATCCTAAATTCCAAAAAAGACTTCTCCACTCTCTCTCCGATCCTCTCCCCTAACCACACCCCTTCCGAGCTCTCCGATTCTCAAGCCATCGGCACCGTCGCCGCCTCCCAAGCGAACTTTATGCGCGTGATTGTCACCGCCGGACCTTCTAGAAGTAGAGAGATAGAAGATTCTAGTAAAAATGGAAGTGAATTGCTATGCGTGGTTCGGGCGGTGTTGAAGAAGATAAAACGGAGAGTTTTGGTGGGTGATAAGGTGATGGTTGGGTCAATTGACTGGGTAGATAGGAGAGGAATGATTGAGAATGTTTTTCAACGGAGTTCGGAGATTTTAGACCCTCCTGTAGCGAATGTAGATCATTTGTTGGTTCTGTTTTCGCTTGAGCAGCCGCGGTTGGATTCATTTGTGTTGACGAGGTTTTTGATTGAGGCTGAATCTACTGGGATTCCGATAACGCTCGCATTAAATAAAGTGGAACTTGTTGATCAAGAGGTTGGTTATTTTTATGGTTCgaattttatgtgattttttcgGAATGTGGCTGATGTGGAGTTATTGATGATCTGTGGTTGGTTTAGTTGAATTGTGGGTTGTGGTGGTTTTGCTATTGGTGATCTGGTGATTTTGGGTTTGTTCGATAATTTGGTTGGCGTTGGgttgttaatggtttttaaagTTGGTGTTTGATTGAATTGTGGATAGggagtttggtttggtttttgttgatgttgttgATCATGATGTGTAAGTATCTTGGAATGTGGTTGGTGCTGTGTTGTTAATGATCATTATGGTTGATGTAATTGCTTTTGTTGACGTGGAATCTgatttttgtgatttatttatgaAGATGGTCAATGGTGAATGTTTAGTtgttaatgattatttaatgttgtttattttaattgggtgtgatgggttttttttatttttggatttgtgCAGGTGTTGAGTGATTGGAACTCTAGGTTGAGAAGTTGGGGTTATGAGCCACTCTTTTGCAGCGTTGATTCGAAAATGGGGCTTGATACTTTGGCTTCTGTTTTGAGAGATCAAACGACAGTGATTTTGGGTCCAAGTGGAGTTGGGAAATCTAGCTTGATTAATGCTTTGAGGAATAAACCCAATTCGCATGATGAAGCAGATAATTGGTTTAATCCTGTAGGTTCGTTTGATCTTTAAGTAGAATTTGTGCATGTGTGAATTGTGCATGTGTTTGACGACTCTGTTTTGTTCATGTGGTTTTACTAGATAATGGGTAGCAAGTGGTTTGAAGATCAGCGTGTTGGGGAAGTTTCTACGAGAAATGGTAGAGGGAAGCACACTACACGTAATGTTTCTTTGCTTCCACTCGGTGGAGGAGGTTATCTCGCTGATACTCCTGGGTTTAGCCAGCCTAGTTTGTTGAAAGTAACAAAGCAGTCTCTTGCACAGTATTTTCCTGAGGTTTGAGTTGTTCGTTGCTGTTTGATTGTTTACATTAGATGTTTTGCTTGGTTTGTGTTTGTTGAATTGTTGCTGTGTTGACACCTGGTTTCTACGTTGAtgtttgttgtaacccatttttgggtccccatgaaaaataaaataaatagccaaaagagtttagaaaaaataacagaaggCAGAAACGCTCa
This genomic window contains:
- the LOC118033144 gene encoding vacuolar histidine transporter YPQ3, coding for MPTCPQYCSQWARIYLKYCLCSMKDGISLTLGVISVLSWGVAEIPQIITNYKKKSTEGLSLAFLLTWIIGDLFNVFGCMLEPATLPTQYYMAVLYTITTSVLTAQTIYYGHIYHRLKRNRQCIKATVSSQTEEDGRIRQGSSDAGAQVNNAGKQRNETASPDGTNGSSSPIPFPTLFQKSSPGRELYYMSARSLSSSHTPAVGSFLAQRMASPSFSMRNSIEEPLLGGDATTQSAPDLNTKTMLCVVSVVTLLGTLNLHQSANNRLAGAFENKHQGFVIQVGRKILQASSRMSHENYSDGSGSGSGIGTFLGWSMAAIYMGGRLPQIFLNIKRGNVEGLNPLMFVFALVGNITYVASILVDSVAWSKIRANLPWLVDAGGCVLLDTCILLQFAYFRHRRRQLLENKRLNCNSA
- the LOC118033145 gene encoding LOW QUALITY PROTEIN: small ribosomal subunit biogenesis GTPase RsgA 1, mitochondrial-like (The sequence of the model RefSeq protein was modified relative to this genomic sequence to represent the inferred CDS: inserted 2 bases in 1 codon), which codes for MPIPSLSLLRHRTPTFLRHITPFSHHENHHSLLITSFKHQNQPNLSRKPPLNDNLLKAKQILNSKKDFSTLSPILSPNHTPSELSDSQAIGTVAASQANFMRVIVTAGPSRSREIEDSSKNGSELLCVVRAVLKKIKRRVLVGDKVMVGSIDWVDRRGMIENVFQRSSEILDPPVANVDHLLVLFSLEQPRLDSFVLTRFLIEAESTGIPITLALNKVELVDQEVLSDWNSRLRSWGYEPLFCSVDSKMGLDTLASVLRDQTTVILGPSGVGKSSLINALRNKPNSHDEADNWFNPIMGSKWFEDQRVGEVSTRNGRGKHTTRNVSLLPLGGGGYLADTPGFSQPSLLKVTKQSLAQYFPEIRTVLSVNEPAKCTFKDCLHVGEPGCIVKGDWERYPLYFQLLDEIKIREEFQLRTFGTKREDNVRYKTGDMGVQQEEPRLEPKKHRRQSRKRTNQSILDELNELASDEDXLFDDPVLRALKNDNF